A genomic window from Salvia hispanica cultivar TCC Black 2014 chromosome 5, UniMelb_Shisp_WGS_1.0, whole genome shotgun sequence includes:
- the LOC125187789 gene encoding protein BUNDLE SHEATH DEFECTIVE 2, chloroplastic has translation MALSLCSSTRMSFNTAPKTGLISDRFTSGRVNWITDATNTSNNASFQPLKATPDDDKKTVPAAKVNSLLCQDCEGNGAKQCGQCKGTGINSVDHFNGQYKAGNSCWLCRGKREVLCGSCNGAGFLGGWMSTFED, from the exons atgGCACTCTCTCTTTGTTCATCCACTCGTATGTCCTTCAACACCGCTCCTAAAACTG GACTTATTAGTGATAGATTTACTAGTGGGAGAGTGAATTGGATTACGGATGCCACCAACACTTCCAATAATGCTTCTTTCCAACCTTTAAAAGCTACT CCCGATGACGACAAGAAGACGGTCCCGGCCGCCAAAGTAAATAGCCTACTCTGTCAGGATTGTGAGGGCAATG GTGCTAAACAATGCGGGCAATGCAAGGGCACTGGAATCAATTCAGTGGATCACTTCAATGGACAGTACAAAGCTGGCAACTCTTGCTGGCTTTGCAG GGGGAAGAGGGAGGTCCTGTGCGGTAGCTGCAATGGTGCTGGATTTCTTGGTGGTTGGATGAGCACATTCGAGGATTAG
- the LOC125187790 gene encoding uncharacterized protein At2g34160-like — protein sequence MEEITEGVNNIAIAGDTQKKNRIQVSNTKKPLFFYVNLAKRYMQQHNEVELSALGMAISTVVSVAEILKNNGFAVEKKIMTSTVEIRDESRGRPISKAKIEIVLGKTEKFDELMAAAAEERAGNSEEQS from the exons atggAGGAAATTACAGAGGGAGTGAACAACATTGCCATCGCCGGAGATACTCAGAAGAAGAACCGAATCCAGGTGTCCAACACCAAAAAGCCGCTCTTCTTCTATGTCAATCTCGCTAAG AGGTACATGCAGCAACACAATGAAGTGGAGCTTTCCGCTCTTGGAATGG CCATTTCAACTGTTGTCAGTGTTGCTGAAATCCTGAAGAACAATGGATTTGCAGTAGAGAAGA AGATTATGACTTCTACTGTTGAAATCAGAGACGAGTCTAGAGGACGACCCATCTCGAAAGCCAAA aTTGAGATAGTTCTGGGAAAGACAGagaaatttgatgaattgatgGCAGCTGCTGCAGAGGAGAGAGCAGGAAACAGTGAAGAGCAAAGTTAG
- the LOC125187787 gene encoding probable sugar phosphate/phosphate translocator At5g25400 — translation MGKGGNLSEGVLKKIILSYTYVAIWIFLSFMVIIYNKYILDRKLYNWPYPISLTMIHMAFCSSLAFLLVRVFKAVDPVSMSWDLYLKSVLPIGLLYSLSLWLSNSAYIFLSVSFIQMLKALMPVAVYTIGVLLKKDAYNSETMTNMISISIGVGIAAYGEAKFDSWGVLLQLGAVVFEATRLVMIQILLTSKGITLNPITSLYYVAPCCLAFLFIPWIFVEFPILKENSSFHFDYVIFGSNSLCAFALNLAVFLLVGKTSALTMNVAGVVKDWLLIAFSWSVIKDTVTPINLFGYGLAFLGVGYYNHAKLKAMKVKEAQKTTQQADEEAGRLLEERDGETKGVGVGIGRKNESQN, via the coding sequence ATGGGGAAAGGCGGCAATCTGAGCGAGGGCGTTCTGAAGAAGATCATCCTCTCCTACACCTACGTGGCCATCTGGATCTTCCTCTCCTTCATGGTCATCATCTACAACAAGTACATCCTGGATCGGAAGTTGTACAATTGGCCCTACCCCATCTCCCTCACCATGATCCACATGGCCTTCTGCTCCTCCCTCGCCTTCCTCCTCGTCCGCGTCTTCAAGGCCGTCGACCCCGTCTCCATGTCCTGGGATCTCTACCTCAAATCCGTCCTCCCCATCGGCCTCCTCTACTCCCTCTCCCTCTGGCTCTCCAATTCCGCCTACATTTTCCTCTCCGTCTCCTTCATCCAGATGCTCAAGGCTCTCATGCCCGTCGCCGTCTACACCATCGGCGTCCTCCTCAAAAAGGACGCCTACAATTCCGAGACCATGACCAACATgatctccatctccatcgGCGTCGGGATCGCCGCCTACGGTGAGGCCAAATTCGATTCCTGGGGCGTTCTTCTCCAATTGGGGGCGGTCGTGTTCGAGGCGACGCGTTTGGTCATGATTCAGATCCTGCTCACCTCCAAGGGGATCACGCTCAATCCGATCACCTCTCTCTACTACGTCGCCCCCTGCTGCCTGGCCTTCCTTTTCATCCCGTGGATCTTCGTTGAGTTCCCGATTTTGAAGGAGAATTCGAGTTTCCATTTCGATTATGTGATTTTCGGTAGCAATTCGCTGTGTGCGTTTGCCCTAAATCTGGCGGTGTTTTTGCTTGTGGGGAAAACCTCTGCTCTGACGATGAATGTGGCTGGTGTGGTGAAGGATTGGCTTTTGATTGCGTTTTCGTGGTCGGTGATCAAGGACACTGTCACTCCGATCAACTTGTTTGGCTATGGATTGGCCTTTTTAGGCGTGGGGTATTACAATCACGCTAAGCTCAAGGCTATGAAGGTGAAGGAGGCGCAGAAGACGACGCAGCAGGCGGACGAGGAGGCCGGGAGGCTGTTGGAGGAGAGGGATGGGGAAACCAAGGGTGTTGGTGTTGGTATTGGAAGGAAGAATGAGTCGCAGAATTGA
- the LOC125187785 gene encoding beta-glucuronosyltransferase GlcAT14B-like isoform X1, with protein MEISKPMHQRKWLLPMSFSLLTSSLLIILTLFTAVPFRHTPRIKPQVPVFVESKLQAEPPNPSSRIPRLAYLISGSRGDCGTLKRTLRALYHPLNQYVVHLDLEAKAEERIELVEYVKNEALFEKVGNVRVVVKSNLVTYRGPTMVSNTLHAAAILLKEAGDWDWFINLSASDYPLVTQDDMLHTLSAVPRDLNFIEHTSDIGWKEYQRAKPVIIDPGLYSVQKSDLYWITEKRKVPNAFKLFTVISRVFPYLVGHVRALCSSSLSHEGSAWMMLSRSFMEFCLLGWDNLPRIVLMYYANFLSSPEGYFHTVICNAEEFRNTTVNHDLHFISWDNPPKQHPHFLTVDDYQRMVDSNTPFARKFQRDEAILDKIDSDLLGRSTDGFVPGSWYSGEESNANVTELRPGPGAERLKTLIDGLILDKDFHAKHCI; from the exons ATGGAAATCAGCAAGCCTATGCACCAGAGAAAATGGCTGCTGCCCATgtccttctctctcctcacCTCCTCTCTCCTCATCATTCTAACCCTCTTCACCGCAGTCCCCTTTCGCCATACGCCCCGAATCAAACCACAAGTTCCCGTCTTTGTTGAATCCAAGCTGCAAGCAGAGCCTCCGAATCCCAGTTCAAGAATCCCTAGGTTGGCCTATTTGATCTCTGGCTCGCGTGGGGATTGTGGGACTTTGAAGAGGACTTTGAGAGCTCTGTATCATCCATTGAACCAGTATGTTGTGCACTTGGACCTTGAAGCCAAGGCCGAGGAGAGGATTGAGCTGGTGGAATACGTCAAGAATGAAGCTTTGTTTGAGAAAGTTGGGAATGTGAGGGTTGTGGTCAAGTCTAATCTGGTCACCTATAGAGGTCCTACTATGGTTAGTAATACCCTTCATGCTGCAGCAATCTTGTTGAAGGAAGCTGGAGACTGGGACTGGTTCATCAATTTGAGTGCATCTGATTACCCTTTGGTCACACAAGATG ATATGCTCCATACTTTATCAGCTGTGCCAAGGGACCTAAACTTTATTGAGCATACTAGTGACATTGGTTGGAAGGA ATACCAGAGAGCCAAGCCTGTTATAATTGATCCCGGGCTTTATAGCGTACAAAAGTCCGACCTTTATTGGATCACTGAGAAGCGCAAAGTTCCTAATGCATTCAAGCTTTTCACAG TGATCTCAAGAGTTTTTCCATACTTGGTTGGGCATGTCCGGGCTCTATGCTcaagctctctctctcatgaAG GTTCAGCTTGGATGATGCTTTCTCGTTCCTTCATGGAGTTCTGTTTATTGGGGTGGGACAACCTGCCCAGAATCGTACTTATGTATTACGCAAACTTTCTTTCATCACCAGAAGGGTACTTTCACACCGTTATTTGCAATGCTGAAGAGTTCCGTAACACTACTGTGAACCATGACCTCCATTTCATATCATGGGACAACCCTCCGAAGCAGCACCCACATTTCTTGACAGTTGATGACTATCAGAGAATGGTTGACAGCAATACTCCCTTTGCCAGGAAATTCCAAAGGGATGAAGCCATTTTGGATAAGATTGATTCTGACCTCTTAGGCCGTAGCACTGATGGCTTTGTACCAGGAAGTTGGTACAGTGGAGAGGAGTCAAATGCAAATGTTACCGAGCTTAGACCTGGTCCTGGTGCTGAAAGACTCAAAACTCTGATCGATGGATTGATATTGGATAAGGATTTCCATGCAAAACACTGCATCTAG
- the LOC125187785 gene encoding beta-glucuronosyltransferase GlcAT14B-like isoform X2, producing MEISKPMHQRKWLLPMSFSLLTSSLLIILTLFTAVPFRHTPRIKPQVPVFVESKLQAEPPNPSSRIPRLAYLISGSRGDCGTLKRTLRALYHPLNQYVVHLDLEAKAEERIELVEYVKNEALFEKVGNVRVVVKSNLVTYRGPTMVSNTLHAAAILLKEAGDWDWFINLSASDYPLVTQDDMLHTLSAVPRDLNFIEHTSDIGWKEYQRAKPVIIDPGLYSVQKSDLYWITEKRKVPNAFKLFTGSAWMMLSRSFMEFCLLGWDNLPRIVLMYYANFLSSPEGYFHTVICNAEEFRNTTVNHDLHFISWDNPPKQHPHFLTVDDYQRMVDSNTPFARKFQRDEAILDKIDSDLLGRSTDGFVPGSWYSGEESNANVTELRPGPGAERLKTLIDGLILDKDFHAKHCI from the exons ATGGAAATCAGCAAGCCTATGCACCAGAGAAAATGGCTGCTGCCCATgtccttctctctcctcacCTCCTCTCTCCTCATCATTCTAACCCTCTTCACCGCAGTCCCCTTTCGCCATACGCCCCGAATCAAACCACAAGTTCCCGTCTTTGTTGAATCCAAGCTGCAAGCAGAGCCTCCGAATCCCAGTTCAAGAATCCCTAGGTTGGCCTATTTGATCTCTGGCTCGCGTGGGGATTGTGGGACTTTGAAGAGGACTTTGAGAGCTCTGTATCATCCATTGAACCAGTATGTTGTGCACTTGGACCTTGAAGCCAAGGCCGAGGAGAGGATTGAGCTGGTGGAATACGTCAAGAATGAAGCTTTGTTTGAGAAAGTTGGGAATGTGAGGGTTGTGGTCAAGTCTAATCTGGTCACCTATAGAGGTCCTACTATGGTTAGTAATACCCTTCATGCTGCAGCAATCTTGTTGAAGGAAGCTGGAGACTGGGACTGGTTCATCAATTTGAGTGCATCTGATTACCCTTTGGTCACACAAGATG ATATGCTCCATACTTTATCAGCTGTGCCAAGGGACCTAAACTTTATTGAGCATACTAGTGACATTGGTTGGAAGGA ATACCAGAGAGCCAAGCCTGTTATAATTGATCCCGGGCTTTATAGCGTACAAAAGTCCGACCTTTATTGGATCACTGAGAAGCGCAAAGTTCCTAATGCATTCAAGCTTTTCACAG GTTCAGCTTGGATGATGCTTTCTCGTTCCTTCATGGAGTTCTGTTTATTGGGGTGGGACAACCTGCCCAGAATCGTACTTATGTATTACGCAAACTTTCTTTCATCACCAGAAGGGTACTTTCACACCGTTATTTGCAATGCTGAAGAGTTCCGTAACACTACTGTGAACCATGACCTCCATTTCATATCATGGGACAACCCTCCGAAGCAGCACCCACATTTCTTGACAGTTGATGACTATCAGAGAATGGTTGACAGCAATACTCCCTTTGCCAGGAAATTCCAAAGGGATGAAGCCATTTTGGATAAGATTGATTCTGACCTCTTAGGCCGTAGCACTGATGGCTTTGTACCAGGAAGTTGGTACAGTGGAGAGGAGTCAAATGCAAATGTTACCGAGCTTAGACCTGGTCCTGGTGCTGAAAGACTCAAAACTCTGATCGATGGATTGATATTGGATAAGGATTTCCATGCAAAACACTGCATCTAG
- the LOC125189471 gene encoding polygalacturonase ADPG1-like, producing MCVCESERDREKCSSKLAINICVNLAYFMDVVIGVLLLVFASSSSPILTCGIDEHYFDVINYGATGDGCTDDSQAFVEAWDAACSSSLQSATLYVPPETIFLVHPLIFHGPCNPTIINFSILGTMIAPESPSSWDERDASQWMAFTNIDGLNIDGYGYGVVDGRGKTWWDQSCRYHPLLENCTTLAPTAWKFLGCNDSSVRNVKFINSAQTHMLVKGCNDFIIENVIIESPENSPNTDGIHIQSSHHLLITNSTIACGDDCISIGDYISDMEISKIQCGPGHGISIGSLGRGGNYVQVENIQISNAIFNGTTNGARIKTWQVGRGYVRRVTFEKLVLHNVKNPIIIDQNYCNIRGACQEQESGVEISNIVYREIQGTSASKIAINLNCSNWVPCYGIWMESIELTSAIAGKQVTANCSNASGREQGTLPGPCLRQY from the exons atgtgtgtgtgtgagagtgagagagatagagagaagtGCAGCAGCAAGCTAGCAATCAACATTTGTGTTAATTTGGCATATTTCATG GATGTTGTGATTGGAGTGTTGTTATTGGTGTTCGCTTCGTCGTCTTCACCAATCCTTACCTGCGGCATTGATGAACATTATTTCGATGTCATCAACTATGGAGCCACTGGTGATGGTTGTACAGATGATTCACAG GCATTTGTAGAGGCATGGGATGCAGCTTGTAGTTCTTCACTTCAATCTGCAACACTATATGTTCCGCCGGAGACCATATTTCTAGTTCACCCCCTCATCTTTCACGGCCCTTGCAATCCAACGATCATCAATTTCTCG ATTTTAGGGACAATGATAGCACCAGAGTCACCAAGCTCGTGGGATGAAAGAGATGCAAGTCAATGGATGGCATTTACGAATATCGATGGCCTTAACATCGATGGCTATGGCTATGGCGTCGTAGATGGGAGAGGCAAGACTTGGTGGGATCAGTCTTGTAGATACCATCCTCTTTTG GAAAATTGCACAACTTTAGCTCCAACA GCGTGGAAGTTTTTAGGGTGCAACGATAGCAGCGTTAGGAACGTGAAGTTTATAAATAGTGCCCAAACACATATGCTGGTGAAAGGGTGCAACGATTTCATCATTGAGAATGTGATTATTGAGTCTCCTGAAAATAGCCCCAACACAGATGGTATTCACATTCAATCATCTCACCATCTTCTCATCACAAATTCTACAATAGCCTGCG GCGATGATTGTATCTCAATTGGTGACTACATTTCTGATATGGAGATAAGCAAAATTCAATGTGGCCCTGGTCATGGAATCAG CATTGGAAGCTTAGGAAGGGGAGGAAACTATGTACAAGTGGAAAACATTCAAATAAGCAATGCCATCTTCAACGGAACTACAAATGGCGCTCGGATCAAAACATGGCAG GTTGGAAGAGGATATGTACGGCGCGTCACATTTGAAAAACTGGTACTCCACAACGTCAAGAATCCCATCATCATCGACCAGAATTACTGCAACATCAGGGGTGCATGCCAAGAGCAA GAATCCGGAGTTGAAATAAGCAATATAGTGTATCGAGAAATACAAGGGACATCAGCTTCGAAGATCGCCATCAATCTTAACTGTAGTAATTGGGTACCATGTTATGGAATATGGATGGAATCAATAGAGTTAACATCAGCTATAGCTGGGAAGCAAGTTACTGCAAATTGCAGCAATGCTTCTGGTCGAGAGCAAGGCACGCTTCCTGGCCCATGTCTTCGGCAATACTAA